A region of Pseudoalteromonas aliena SW19 DNA encodes the following proteins:
- the carA gene encoding glutamine-hydrolyzing carbamoyl-phosphate synthase small subunit produces the protein MTKSALLVLEDGTVFRGTAIGADGMSVGEVVFNTSMTGYQEILTDPSYAEQIVTLTYPHIGNTGTNSEDEEANQIWAKGLVIRDLPLLASNFRNEQSLDDYLKERNILGIADIDTRKLTRILRDKGAQNGCIIAGSELDENKALQAAQAFPGLKGMDLAKVVSTKENFEWRESSWTLGEGFKTLDAADEKFHVVAYDFGVKRNILRMLVDRGCKLTVVPAQTSAADVLALNPDGIFLSNGPGDPEPCTYAIDAIKTFLETDTPIFGICLGHQLLALASGAKTEKMKFGHHGANHPVKDLDRNVVMITAQNHGFAAQESSLPSTLRATHKSLFDGTLQGIHRTDKPAFSFQGHPEASPGPHDAAPLFDHFIDLMQARKH, from the coding sequence TTGACTAAATCCGCTCTGTTAGTCCTAGAAGACGGCACAGTGTTTCGCGGTACTGCAATCGGCGCTGACGGTATGTCAGTCGGTGAAGTAGTATTCAATACGTCTATGACTGGTTATCAAGAAATTTTGACTGATCCATCATACGCGGAACAAATCGTAACTTTGACGTACCCACATATCGGTAATACGGGTACCAACAGCGAAGACGAAGAAGCGAATCAAATTTGGGCTAAAGGCCTAGTGATCCGTGATTTGCCACTGCTAGCGAGTAATTTTCGTAACGAGCAATCGTTAGATGATTACTTAAAAGAACGTAATATTTTAGGTATTGCGGACATCGACACCAGAAAGTTAACTCGAATTTTGCGTGATAAAGGCGCACAAAACGGGTGTATTATTGCTGGTAGCGAGCTAGACGAAAATAAAGCGCTACAAGCCGCGCAAGCCTTCCCAGGCTTAAAAGGTATGGATTTAGCAAAAGTTGTCTCAACCAAGGAAAATTTTGAGTGGCGCGAATCAAGCTGGACATTAGGCGAAGGATTTAAAACCCTTGATGCTGCTGATGAAAAGTTTCATGTTGTTGCCTACGACTTCGGTGTAAAGCGTAATATTTTACGTATGCTTGTAGACCGTGGCTGTAAACTTACAGTCGTACCCGCGCAAACCTCTGCCGCTGATGTACTGGCTTTAAACCCTGATGGTATCTTTTTATCTAATGGCCCTGGCGATCCTGAGCCATGTACTTACGCTATTGATGCAATTAAAACCTTTTTAGAAACCGACACACCTATTTTTGGTATCTGTTTAGGTCATCAGTTATTAGCGCTTGCCTCAGGTGCTAAAACAGAAAAAATGAAATTTGGCCACCACGGCGCTAACCACCCAGTTAAAGACCTAGATCGCAATGTAGTAATGATCACCGCACAAAACCATGGTTTTGCTGCGCAAGAATCAAGCCTACCAAGTACACTTCGTGCCACGCACAAATCGTTATTTGACGGCACGCTGCAAGGTATTCATCGTACAGATAAACCTGCGTTTAGTTTTCAAGGTCACCCTGAAGCAAGCCCTGGTCCGCACGATGCAGCCCCATTATTTGACCACTTCATCGATTTGATGCAAGCGCGTAAACACTAA
- the dapB gene encoding 4-hydroxy-tetrahydrodipicolinate reductase has translation MTTNRIGVFGANGRMGLALLEAATIKEQTQLTGAYVRSSSSLLGINVNQINSAADKNISFSDDSTIDNVDVLIDFTLPAGMKNHLKIALAHKIPMVIGTTGLTSDDMAQLHDAAKYIPIVFARNYSVGVNVLLNLVQTAATKLGDDLDIEIFEAHHRYKVDAPSGTALAIGESIAHAKGWDHDEVAVYDRSQVETAKSQNEIGYSVLRGGDIVGEHTTYFATMGERLELTHKASSRMTFALGAIRAAGWLRNKPAGLYDMQDVLDLK, from the coding sequence ATGACTACAAATCGAATAGGCGTTTTTGGTGCTAATGGCAGAATGGGCTTAGCTCTATTAGAAGCAGCGACAATTAAAGAGCAAACACAACTTACAGGTGCATACGTTCGTAGCAGTTCATCGTTATTAGGCATTAATGTAAACCAGATAAATAGTGCAGCCGATAAAAATATAAGCTTTAGCGATGACAGCACAATAGATAATGTAGATGTTTTAATCGACTTTACGCTTCCTGCTGGAATGAAAAACCATTTAAAAATCGCTTTGGCACACAAAATTCCTATGGTTATTGGTACAACCGGTTTAACAAGCGATGATATGGCGCAATTACACGATGCAGCTAAGTATATTCCTATTGTATTTGCGCGAAATTACAGTGTAGGCGTCAATGTATTACTGAACCTTGTGCAAACAGCTGCAACTAAATTGGGTGATGATTTAGATATTGAAATATTTGAAGCACATCATCGGTACAAAGTAGATGCGCCGTCGGGTACAGCACTCGCAATAGGCGAGTCAATCGCACACGCTAAAGGCTGGGATCACGACGAAGTTGCTGTATACGACCGCAGCCAAGTAGAAACTGCTAAATCGCAAAATGAGATTGGTTATTCGGTACTAAGAGGAGGCGATATAGTAGGAGAACATACCACCTATTTCGCTACAATGGGCGAAAGGCTCGAATTAACCCATAAAGCGAGTTCAAGAATGACCTTTGCACTAGGCGCTATAAGAGCTGCAGGTTGGTTGAGAAATAAACCTGCAGGACTTTATGATATGCAAGATGTGTTAGATTTAAAGTAG
- a CDS encoding Na+/H+ antiporter NhaC family protein has translation MQPSFNKNKAILSLLPLLTFVALFLGSGLYLQSQGVDYAFYQLPAPVAILPAIMLAFILNKGTVNQCVETFIKGAGHNNIITMCLIYLLAGAFSAVASATGGVDAVVNAGLSLIPPALLLPGLFLIAAVVSTAMGTSMGTIGAIGPIAYAVSIKTGIDPALMAGTIVSGAMFGDNLSIISDTTIAATRTQGCEMKDKFKENLKIAVPAAILTIGLLFYLTPAAQVVETKDYDIWLVLPYAFILVLAVAGLNVFVVLFSGIIFAALMGFTGSYEGASFVKDIYKGFTDMQEIFLLSMFIGGLSEFIRINGGLDYIAQKIQAITKIIAKWHRKVADQLGIAALVMTSNVCIANNTVSIIVAGPIAKKLADDGEISGKRSASLLDIFACVTQGSLPYGAQALLLGATFKISPWEVSTSSYYCFILAFTAIAIICLRRNKA, from the coding sequence ATGCAGCCATCATTTAACAAAAACAAAGCAATACTTTCTTTACTCCCTCTTTTAACCTTTGTCGCTCTGTTTTTAGGCTCTGGTTTATATTTGCAATCACAAGGGGTTGATTACGCTTTTTATCAGCTTCCTGCTCCAGTGGCTATACTCCCCGCCATTATGCTGGCCTTTATTTTAAATAAAGGCACGGTTAATCAATGCGTCGAAACCTTTATAAAAGGCGCAGGCCACAACAATATTATTACCATGTGTTTAATTTACTTACTTGCTGGGGCATTTTCTGCCGTTGCAAGTGCAACAGGCGGTGTAGATGCCGTCGTTAATGCTGGCTTATCGCTTATTCCGCCAGCTTTATTGCTCCCTGGTTTGTTTTTAATTGCGGCCGTTGTTTCTACCGCAATGGGAACGTCAATGGGAACGATTGGTGCCATTGGTCCGATTGCCTATGCGGTATCAATTAAAACAGGTATCGATCCTGCTCTTATGGCCGGTACAATCGTATCAGGCGCCATGTTTGGTGACAATTTATCGATTATTTCAGACACGACTATTGCAGCCACACGTACACAGGGCTGTGAAATGAAAGACAAGTTTAAAGAAAATCTTAAAATTGCAGTCCCTGCTGCAATACTGACTATTGGCTTGTTGTTTTATTTAACACCTGCTGCTCAAGTTGTTGAAACCAAGGATTACGATATTTGGTTAGTACTTCCGTATGCCTTTATTTTAGTGTTAGCAGTTGCTGGCTTGAACGTATTTGTGGTGTTATTTAGTGGTATTATTTTCGCTGCACTTATGGGCTTTACAGGAAGTTATGAAGGCGCAAGCTTTGTAAAAGATATTTACAAAGGCTTTACTGATATGCAGGAGATATTTTTACTCTCTATGTTTATTGGTGGCTTATCTGAATTTATTCGTATTAATGGTGGCCTTGATTACATCGCTCAAAAAATTCAAGCAATTACAAAAATCATTGCCAAATGGCACCGCAAAGTGGCAGATCAATTAGGTATTGCAGCACTCGTTATGACAAGTAATGTGTGTATTGCTAATAATACAGTGTCGATTATTGTCGCGGGACCTATTGCCAAAAAGCTTGCTGATGACGGTGAAATAAGCGGTAAACGATCTGCGAGTTTACTGGATATATTTGCTTGTGTAACACAGGGCTCACTGCCTTATGGCGCGCAAGCACTTCTGTTAGGTGCTACGTTTAAAATTAGTCCGTGGGAAGTATCAACGTCCTCTTATTACTGTTTTATTCTAGCCTTTACTGCCATTGCTATTATTTGCTTGCGTCGTAATAAAGCGTAA
- a CDS encoding nucleoside-binding protein, whose translation MKFKTLLPLLSVCSLALTSSALAASWSSTALHVNNGVQKNPFTKKKSNTTVYSIQHASGYEFGDNFFFIDYSNDVKDDGYQDDDFYGEGYSTVSLSALYDERVGTGSLLDVGLTAGINVAHDAKVVKYLPGVKLSWDVPGFNFLSTLVTAYIDDSEGVAKGGAPIETNSWMFDVAFEYPFTIGSHKFSFKGHAEYIAKREDEFGNNVEAWILAQPILVWDMGHALAMKENTLLLGMELQYWHNKLGTEVTESVPQIHVEWAF comes from the coding sequence ATGAAATTTAAAACACTACTTCCTCTGCTTAGCGTGTGTTCGCTTGCATTAACATCGTCTGCTTTGGCTGCAAGTTGGAGCAGTACTGCATTACACGTTAATAATGGCGTTCAAAAAAACCCTTTTACTAAGAAAAAATCAAATACAACCGTTTACTCTATCCAGCATGCTTCTGGCTATGAGTTTGGTGATAATTTTTTCTTTATTGATTATAGTAACGACGTAAAGGACGATGGCTACCAAGATGATGACTTTTATGGCGAGGGATACTCAACCGTTAGTTTATCTGCGCTTTATGATGAAAGAGTAGGTACCGGTAGCTTGTTAGATGTTGGTTTAACGGCTGGAATTAATGTTGCGCACGATGCCAAAGTAGTTAAATACTTACCTGGTGTAAAACTAAGCTGGGATGTACCTGGATTTAATTTTTTATCTACACTTGTTACAGCCTATATTGATGACAGCGAGGGTGTTGCTAAAGGCGGCGCACCTATTGAAACAAATAGCTGGATGTTTGATGTCGCTTTTGAATACCCTTTCACTATTGGCTCTCATAAGTTTAGTTTTAAAGGGCATGCCGAATACATTGCAAAGCGTGAAGATGAGTTTGGTAACAACGTAGAAGCGTGGATACTCGCCCAGCCTATTTTGGTCTGGGATATGGGCCATGCCCTAGCAATGAAAGAGAATACCTTACTGCTTGGTATGGAGCTGCAATACTGGCACAACAAGCTAGGTACCGAAGTGACCGAGTCGGTTCCGCAAATACATGTAGAGTGGGCATTTTAA
- a CDS encoding M48 family metallopeptidase — protein MKKLVLAVLATAVLAGCKTSPTGRTQIALYSDQQMSEMGTASFADMKKNQPINKDSKTNAYVNCIAEKVVAVLPKEYASQNWEVVVFEDESANAFALPGGYIGVHIGLLKIATNQDQLATVLGHEVGHVIAEHSNERVSQSSILQTGMQLGSAALEMGNIQYRNEIMQGLGLGAQYGVVLPFSRSHESEADEIGLDLMAQAGFNPQESVTLWQNMGKAGSGATPEFLSTHPAPSNRIKNLQAQMSKALSEQSTAKKQGKNPQCKL, from the coding sequence ATGAAAAAATTAGTACTTGCCGTACTCGCCACGGCGGTTTTAGCTGGCTGTAAAACATCACCGACAGGGCGCACGCAAATAGCACTTTACTCAGATCAACAAATGAGTGAAATGGGCACTGCGAGTTTTGCTGATATGAAAAAAAATCAGCCAATCAATAAAGATTCAAAAACAAATGCTTATGTAAATTGTATTGCTGAAAAAGTAGTCGCCGTATTACCTAAAGAGTATGCATCTCAAAATTGGGAAGTGGTTGTATTTGAAGACGAGTCAGCCAATGCGTTTGCATTACCTGGCGGTTACATTGGCGTGCACATAGGCCTATTAAAAATAGCCACGAATCAAGATCAATTAGCAACCGTGCTCGGACACGAAGTAGGTCACGTTATTGCTGAGCATTCAAATGAACGGGTCTCACAAAGTTCTATTTTACAAACCGGTATGCAGCTTGGTAGTGCAGCACTTGAAATGGGTAACATACAATACCGTAATGAAATTATGCAAGGTTTAGGCTTAGGTGCGCAGTACGGTGTTGTTTTACCGTTTAGTCGCTCTCATGAATCAGAAGCTGATGAAATTGGTTTAGATTTAATGGCACAAGCAGGTTTTAACCCTCAGGAGTCAGTAACACTGTGGCAAAACATGGGAAAAGCAGGCAGTGGTGCAACACCTGAGTTTTTATCAACTCACCCAGCACCAAGTAACCGTATTAAAAACTTACAAGCGCAAATGAGTAAAGCACTTAGCGAGCAAAGTACAGCTAAAAAACAGGGTAAAAACCCGCAATGTAAGCTGTAA
- a CDS encoding Bcr/CflA family efflux MFS transporter: MDASVSSFNTRILLPLLASIVAITPLAIDMYLPAMLVIANDLQTSMPNVQISLSIYLAGYSLGMLFFGPIADQIGRRKLAKIGLTLFGASSLALAFTTEIHAFWILRAVQAFTGAAATVVVPGIIRHIYQKNTAKGMSYVSMIMMIAPLLAPSIGSLILGVSLWSTIFLVLAAYSFIILAFVQVYLIDIPIHTNEKKGLALFFDSYKIILSNKEARADILSSMFVSFGFFCFLTSVPFVYLDLFKVSEQLFGVLFAFNVMALMFGNFLNTRIVPRIGSRKMLYYGLICGLLSGGALLTFSLLHMPLYYIVASIAPLMMSLGITASNADSLILMKFEKNTGTATAVIGTLRFGSGALVGPLLAIMHAKSAVPFSSLMFSAVVLTVLVQWFHYLKDKKNASL; the protein is encoded by the coding sequence ATGGACGCCTCGGTCTCGTCTTTTAATACCCGTATTTTATTGCCTTTGTTAGCCAGTATTGTAGCAATTACCCCGCTGGCGATTGATATGTACTTACCAGCAATGTTGGTCATTGCAAACGATTTACAAACAAGCATGCCAAATGTGCAAATTTCTCTAAGTATCTATTTAGCAGGTTATTCATTAGGTATGCTCTTTTTTGGACCTATAGCCGATCAAATTGGTCGTCGTAAACTTGCTAAAATAGGCTTAACGTTATTTGGTGCAAGCTCACTTGCACTCGCATTTACCACCGAAATACACGCTTTTTGGATACTAAGAGCAGTACAAGCATTCACAGGTGCAGCCGCCACAGTGGTTGTGCCTGGTATTATTAGGCATATTTATCAAAAAAATACGGCTAAGGGCATGTCTTATGTGTCTATGATCATGATGATAGCGCCATTACTTGCGCCTTCTATTGGTTCATTAATTTTAGGGGTTTCTTTATGGTCGACTATTTTTTTAGTGCTAGCTGCATATAGCTTTATTATTTTAGCGTTTGTGCAAGTGTATTTAATCGATATTCCAATCCACACAAATGAAAAAAAAGGTTTAGCGCTTTTCTTCGATAGTTACAAAATAATATTAAGCAATAAAGAAGCTCGTGCAGATATTTTAAGCTCTATGTTTGTATCGTTCGGCTTTTTTTGCTTTTTAACTTCAGTGCCTTTTGTATACCTTGATTTATTTAAAGTATCGGAGCAATTATTTGGAGTATTGTTTGCTTTTAACGTAATGGCGCTTATGTTTGGTAACTTTTTGAACACGCGTATAGTGCCGCGTATTGGCTCGCGTAAAATGCTCTACTACGGCCTAATATGTGGATTGCTTTCAGGTGGTGCGTTGTTAACATTTAGCTTACTGCACATGCCGCTTTATTACATTGTGGCAAGCATTGCACCGCTAATGATGAGTTTAGGTATCACGGCAAGTAATGCCGACTCACTAATTTTAATGAAGTTTGAGAAAAATACAGGGACGGCTACAGCGGTTATCGGCACTCTGCGCTTTGGTAGTGGTGCCCTAGTTGGCCCACTACTGGCCATTATGCATGCAAAAAGTGCTGTGCCTTTTTCGAGCCTGATGTTCAGCGCAGTCGTTTTAACGGTTCTAGTGCAGTGGTTCCACTATTTGAAAGACAAAAAAAATGCCTCGTTATGA
- the grpE gene encoding nucleotide exchange factor GrpE gives MSEQTQNPEQEVELNEEISKMQADVEAAVEAAEQHAEQEQSPEAEIAMLYAELEAAKQTIADQKDGVVRAAADVDNIRRRAAQDVEKAHKFALEKFANELLPVIDNLERAIEFSDKENDTLKPLLEGIDMTVKSFNDAVSKFGVEIVNPQGEQFNPDFHQAMSIQPSNDVTPNTVLAVMQKGYTLNGRLLRPAMVMVSKAADA, from the coding sequence ATGTCTGAGCAGACACAAAACCCTGAACAAGAAGTAGAATTGAACGAAGAAATCTCAAAAATGCAGGCTGATGTAGAAGCTGCAGTAGAAGCCGCCGAGCAACATGCAGAGCAAGAGCAAAGCCCTGAAGCTGAGATTGCAATGCTGTATGCAGAGCTTGAAGCCGCTAAGCAAACTATTGCTGATCAAAAAGATGGTGTTGTTCGCGCAGCCGCTGACGTAGATAATATTCGTCGTCGTGCAGCACAAGATGTAGAAAAAGCGCATAAATTTGCACTAGAAAAATTTGCTAACGAATTACTACCTGTAATTGACAACCTTGAGCGTGCTATTGAATTTTCTGATAAAGAAAACGACACGTTAAAGCCGTTGCTTGAAGGCATTGATATGACAGTTAAGAGCTTTAATGACGCTGTATCTAAATTTGGTGTTGAAATTGTAAACCCACAAGGTGAGCAGTTTAATCCAGATTTTCATCAAGCAATGTCTATTCAGCCAAGTAATGATGTGACACCAAATACAGTGCTTGCTGTTATGCAAAAAGGTTACACATTAAATGGTCGTTTATTACGCCCTGCGATGGTTATGGTTTCTAAAGCGGCTGATGCTTAA
- a CDS encoding HrcA family transcriptional regulator → MQQDVDNMKINPRDQQIFSAVMNMYCNGEGLPVPSTKIAKLKGMAVCSATVRNAMARLEKVGLLYSPHTSAGRVPTNEGFDYWFDEFFTLGDIANYWQPEQAQLVELAHGLSQKYQVCCCVGLPQASSQHVFRVEVLDFDSTDWLILLIDRAGQSHNICIDKPHDSSDSVRFQFATWLNTVFSQQTLMEGLYRMQAMANTAPRNCHDSLNQWTRQLSQKLGSDNSIVVGENYLYKQIDCEQSLNVGVSFLNYVEDKLAFKNGLSVLNSEKLPFTECDELIVISVPYFQNQEYQSRFCIICPKSAQIEEIIQEFKLIETSNS, encoded by the coding sequence ATGCAACAAGATGTAGATAACATGAAAATAAATCCACGAGATCAGCAAATTTTTTCAGCTGTTATGAATATGTACTGTAATGGTGAGGGATTACCCGTACCATCAACAAAAATTGCCAAACTTAAAGGGATGGCAGTGTGTTCGGCTACGGTACGTAACGCTATGGCTCGTTTAGAAAAAGTGGGCTTACTGTATTCACCTCATACATCCGCAGGCAGGGTGCCTACAAATGAAGGGTTTGACTATTGGTTTGATGAGTTTTTTACCCTTGGCGACATTGCTAATTATTGGCAGCCAGAGCAAGCCCAGCTTGTTGAACTTGCCCATGGGTTAAGCCAAAAATATCAAGTGTGTTGTTGTGTTGGCTTACCACAAGCAAGCTCGCAGCATGTATTTAGAGTAGAAGTACTTGATTTTGATTCAACCGATTGGCTAATTTTATTAATAGACAGAGCAGGGCAGAGCCATAATATTTGTATTGATAAACCTCACGATTCATCAGACTCTGTTCGTTTTCAGTTTGCAACATGGCTGAATACTGTATTTAGCCAACAAACCTTAATGGAAGGCTTGTATCGTATGCAAGCTATGGCCAATACGGCTCCCCGTAATTGTCATGATTCACTTAATCAATGGACACGCCAGCTAAGTCAAAAGCTAGGTTCAGATAACAGCATAGTCGTAGGCGAAAACTATCTTTATAAACAAATTGATTGTGAACAAAGCTTAAATGTTGGCGTTTCATTTTTAAATTATGTTGAAGATAAGCTGGCTTTTAAAAACGGCTTATCGGTACTTAACAGCGAAAAATTACCTTTTACTGAGTGCGATGAATTAATTGTAATAAGTGTGCCGTATTTTCAAAATCAAGAATACCAAAGCCGCTTTTGTATAATTTGCCCTAAATCAGCGCAAATTGAAGAAATAATTCAAGAATTTAAATTAATTGAGACATCTAACTCTTGA
- the nadK gene encoding NAD(+) kinase — protein MDSPFKTIGLIGKPNHPGAAATLQRLHTFLLALGFAVIVEKRTGGQLVDVPNNKLVKLVDLGEQADLAIVVGGDGNMLGAARVLARFDVAVIGVNRGNLGFLTDLNPEGFEPSLEQVLSGDFIEEKRFLLEVEVYRHNELKSANSAVNEAVLHADKVAHMIEFEAFINHDFVFSQRSDGLIVSTPTGSTAYSLSGGGPILTPELNAISLVPMFPHTLSSRPLVVDADNEVRLKLSLENTDSLQVSCDSHVVLAVLPGDEVVIKKADKKLRLIHPKNYSYYNVLRTKLNWGSRLY, from the coding sequence ATGGACTCTCCTTTTAAAACCATTGGCCTTATTGGCAAACCAAATCACCCAGGGGCTGCGGCAACACTACAACGCCTGCATACATTTTTACTTGCGCTTGGTTTTGCAGTTATTGTAGAAAAACGCACTGGCGGACAATTAGTGGATGTGCCTAATAATAAACTTGTTAAGTTAGTTGATTTAGGTGAGCAAGCTGATCTTGCTATTGTAGTAGGCGGCGATGGTAACATGCTAGGAGCAGCTCGCGTGCTGGCCCGTTTTGATGTCGCTGTAATTGGTGTAAATAGAGGGAATTTAGGCTTTTTAACTGATTTGAACCCTGAAGGCTTTGAACCCAGTTTAGAGCAGGTTTTAAGCGGTGATTTTATTGAAGAGAAACGCTTTTTATTAGAAGTAGAAGTATATCGTCATAATGAGTTAAAAAGTGCAAATTCAGCAGTAAACGAAGCCGTTTTACATGCCGACAAAGTCGCGCACATGATTGAGTTTGAAGCCTTTATTAATCATGACTTTGTATTTTCGCAGCGTTCAGATGGCTTAATTGTATCTACACCAACAGGCTCCACGGCTTATTCACTTTCAGGCGGTGGTCCAATTTTAACGCCTGAACTCAATGCTATTTCACTGGTACCTATGTTTCCACACACATTGTCGAGTAGACCGCTAGTTGTTGATGCCGATAACGAAGTACGTTTAAAGCTCAGCCTCGAAAATACAGATAGCTTACAAGTTAGTTGCGACAGTCACGTAGTACTTGCGGTATTACCTGGTGATGAAGTGGTAATTAAAAAAGCCGATAAAAAACTGCGTTTAATTCACCCAAAAAATTACTCTTACTATAACGTTTTGCGCACAAAATTAAATTGGGGTAGCCGTTTGTACTAA
- the recN gene encoding DNA repair protein RecN, with translation MLIGLEVKNFAIVSNLSTEWQSGMTAITGETGAGKSIAIDALSLCLGERAEASAVRPNTDKAEVCAQFDLSDLPLAQAFLEHHMLANADNECLLRRVVCKNGRSKSYINGSAVTAAQLKELGQYLISIHGQHAHQHLLKAEHQLQLLDAYAGHHHLVSSVSQNYKQFASLQKEFKHLEQQQLQQAAQKQLLEYQVAELDEFALQEGEFEQIEAEHYKLSNSQTILEACQRELQHLYESDEQNACSLLQHSAQQFTELAQYDESLASVATLLAEAAVQVEEASREVRSYTEQADLDPARLVEVENRLSGAMDLARKHHIKPQALVEFHQSISQELESISNNNSRLEQLESEIENALVHYQQASEQLSQSRKEYANTLNTLISESMANLSMENGVFEIALIQETDRVPNNLGYDNVSFLVSTNPGQPLQPLAKVASGGELSRISLAIQVIIAQKVTTPTLIFDEVDVGISGPTASAVGKLLRQLGKSTQVICVTHLPQVASSAHQQFFVAKEIAQGETFTNMLPLNKDGRVNEIARLLGGDNVSKTAKANAKELIKAHA, from the coding sequence ATGTTAATTGGTTTAGAAGTTAAAAATTTTGCAATCGTAAGTAATTTAAGCACAGAGTGGCAAAGCGGCATGACCGCCATTACCGGAGAAACAGGTGCTGGTAAGTCTATTGCTATTGATGCGCTTTCTTTGTGCTTAGGTGAACGCGCAGAAGCCTCTGCGGTTCGCCCCAATACCGACAAAGCAGAAGTATGTGCTCAGTTTGATTTAAGTGACCTTCCGCTTGCACAAGCTTTTTTAGAACATCACATGTTAGCTAATGCCGATAACGAATGCTTGTTACGACGTGTGGTGTGTAAAAATGGTCGTAGTAAAAGCTACATTAATGGCAGTGCAGTCACTGCTGCTCAATTAAAAGAGCTTGGCCAATACCTTATTTCTATTCATGGGCAACATGCGCACCAGCACCTTTTGAAAGCCGAACATCAACTACAACTGCTTGATGCCTATGCAGGGCATCACCACCTCGTTAGTAGTGTTAGTCAAAACTATAAACAATTTGCGAGTTTACAAAAAGAATTTAAACATCTCGAGCAACAGCAACTACAGCAGGCAGCCCAAAAACAACTCCTAGAATACCAAGTTGCTGAACTCGACGAGTTTGCATTACAAGAAGGCGAGTTTGAACAAATAGAAGCAGAGCATTACAAACTCAGCAATAGCCAAACTATCTTAGAAGCCTGTCAGCGTGAACTACAACATTTATACGAAAGTGATGAACAAAATGCATGTTCGTTATTACAACACAGTGCTCAACAATTTACAGAGCTGGCTCAGTACGACGAAAGCTTAGCCAGTGTTGCTACCTTACTTGCTGAAGCAGCGGTTCAAGTAGAAGAAGCAAGCCGTGAAGTACGTAGTTACACTGAGCAAGCTGATTTAGATCCGGCTCGTTTAGTTGAAGTAGAAAATAGGCTAAGCGGTGCAATGGATTTAGCGCGTAAGCACCATATAAAACCACAAGCCCTTGTTGAGTTTCATCAATCTATTTCACAGGAGTTAGAATCAATTAGTAATAATAACTCTCGGTTGGAACAACTAGAATCTGAAATAGAAAATGCGCTAGTACACTATCAGCAAGCAAGTGAGCAACTAAGTCAAAGCCGTAAAGAGTATGCCAATACACTCAATACCTTGATCAGTGAAAGTATGGCAAATCTCTCAATGGAAAACGGTGTATTCGAGATAGCTTTAATTCAAGAAACAGATCGTGTGCCAAATAATTTAGGCTACGATAATGTATCTTTTTTAGTATCAACCAACCCTGGTCAGCCGCTCCAGCCTCTTGCAAAAGTAGCATCTGGTGGTGAACTTTCGCGTATCAGTCTTGCTATTCAAGTGATCATCGCGCAAAAAGTAACAACGCCAACACTCATTTTTGATGAAGTAGATGTGGGTATATCAGGTCCTACCGCATCGGCTGTAGGCAAACTTTTACGTCAATTGGGTAAGTCTACTCAAGTTATTTGTGTCACCCACTTACCGCAGGTCGCTAGTAGTGCGCACCAGCAATTTTTTGTAGCGAAAGAAATTGCACAAGGCGAAACGTTTACCAATATGTTGCCTTTAAATAAAGATGGTCGAGTAAATGAAATAGCGAGATTATTAGGAGGCGATAACGTAAGTAAAACAGCCAAAGCAAACGCAAAAGAATTAATAAAAGCGCACGCTTAA